In Maridesulfovibrio sp., a single genomic region encodes these proteins:
- a CDS encoding efflux RND transporter permease subunit: protein MSRFFIERPNFAWVVALFISIAGAMAIPNMAVEKYPQVAPPQIRIEATYPGASASDLNDSVVSLIEEELNGAKGLLYYESTSSSNGVATINVTFRPGIDPDMAQVDVQNRVKRAESRLPESVRNQGIDIEQANSGFLMIYSLRYKAGGEHKDPQQLADIMARNINNEIRRVDGVGTLQFFASESAMRVWVDPQKLLSYGLSITDVNDAISAQNVQVPAGSFGGRPVESDQELKATFMVQGMLESPEEFGKILLHASLDGSTVHLSDVARIEIGPESYNSVSRLQGVPTAAAAVQLAPGANALGTVERIMARLDELEKTLPSDMEISIPFDSSKFVDVAIEKVVHTLIEAVLLVFLVMFLFLQNFRYTLIPSIVVPVCVLGAFAVMSALGFSINMMTMFGMVLAIGILVDDAIVVVENVERIMSAEGLPPKEATIKAMGQISGAIVGITLVLSAVFLPLGFMSGSVGVIYRQFAVSVAVSILISGFLALTMTPALCATILKPVSMGEHAGRRGFFGMFNRFFERLSLRYEWITGKLVRRTALCMCVYLALLVALGFSFMRLPESFVPEEDQGYMFVSIQLPPGATYSRTFSVVRAVEDYLRSRPAIDKTVAVLGFSFSGTGENAALAIPSFKDWSERGKGESTQAEVGMANRMLSQNTDGMIFAVNPASIDGLGNTGGFALRLQNRGGISRAEFSKAMGMVLAEANKSPVIAYARLEGLPDAPQFRLNIDREKAETLGVRFSDIKTVLSSAYGSAMVNDFVNNGRVQRVVVQGSAESRKSPESLNNLYVPNGHKEQVPLTSLISTRWETGPVQIVRYNGYNAFRLTGDAAPGYSSGEVMAELERIMKTLPTGIGYEWSGLSYQEKFAGAQAPKVFTMALVVVFLLLVALYESWSIPFSVMLIVPLGALGAVAAVTVMGMSNDVYFKVGLITIIGLAAKNAILIVEVAKQFHQEGYSLVDAAARSARLRFRPIVMTSMAFILGVIPLAIANGAGAASQRALGIGVIGGMLSATVLGILFAPVFFVWVLSGVRRLKKNKTDVPDEVSAAGDARH, encoded by the coding sequence ATGTCCAGATTCTTTATCGAGCGTCCCAATTTTGCATGGGTCGTAGCTCTTTTCATCTCTATTGCCGGAGCCATGGCCATACCGAATATGGCGGTGGAAAAATATCCGCAGGTAGCTCCTCCCCAGATCAGGATCGAGGCAACCTATCCCGGAGCATCCGCTTCCGACCTCAATGATTCCGTGGTCAGTCTTATTGAAGAGGAACTGAACGGAGCAAAGGGACTGCTGTACTATGAATCCACCAGCAGCTCCAACGGTGTCGCAACTATCAACGTTACTTTCAGACCGGGTATTGATCCGGACATGGCTCAGGTCGATGTCCAGAACAGGGTCAAAAGGGCGGAGTCCCGTCTGCCGGAATCGGTCAGGAACCAGGGGATAGACATCGAGCAGGCCAACTCCGGCTTCCTGATGATTTACTCCCTGCGTTACAAGGCCGGGGGGGAACATAAGGATCCGCAGCAACTGGCCGATATCATGGCCCGCAACATAAATAACGAAATCAGGCGTGTGGACGGCGTGGGAACGCTGCAGTTCTTTGCTTCCGAAAGTGCCATGCGTGTGTGGGTCGATCCTCAGAAACTGCTCAGTTACGGATTGTCCATAACCGATGTCAACGATGCCATTTCCGCTCAGAACGTGCAGGTGCCGGCCGGTAGTTTCGGCGGGCGCCCGGTTGAGTCCGATCAGGAGCTTAAGGCTACCTTCATGGTTCAGGGGATGCTGGAGTCTCCCGAGGAATTCGGGAAGATTCTTCTGCACGCAAGTCTGGACGGTTCCACGGTGCATCTTTCCGACGTTGCCAGAATCGAAATAGGTCCGGAGTCCTACAACTCCGTTTCAAGACTTCAGGGTGTACCGACCGCTGCTGCCGCAGTTCAGCTTGCCCCGGGAGCGAACGCCCTCGGTACGGTTGAAAGGATCATGGCCCGGCTTGACGAACTGGAAAAAACACTGCCTTCGGATATGGAGATATCCATTCCCTTCGACTCCTCCAAATTCGTGGACGTGGCTATTGAAAAGGTTGTTCACACCCTCATTGAGGCCGTGCTGCTTGTTTTTCTGGTCATGTTCCTGTTTCTCCAGAATTTCCGTTACACACTCATTCCAAGTATTGTTGTGCCCGTCTGCGTACTCGGCGCTTTCGCGGTGATGTCCGCATTGGGTTTTTCCATCAACATGATGACCATGTTCGGAATGGTCCTGGCCATTGGGATTCTGGTGGATGACGCGATCGTGGTTGTTGAAAACGTGGAGCGGATCATGTCGGCCGAAGGGTTGCCACCCAAAGAGGCGACCATCAAGGCCATGGGGCAGATTTCCGGGGCTATCGTCGGGATCACACTTGTTCTGTCTGCGGTTTTTTTGCCGCTCGGATTCATGAGCGGATCTGTCGGGGTTATTTACCGTCAGTTCGCGGTCTCTGTCGCGGTCTCCATCCTTATTTCCGGGTTTCTGGCACTGACCATGACTCCGGCCCTGTGCGCCACAATACTAAAGCCCGTATCCATGGGCGAGCATGCGGGCAGACGCGGATTCTTCGGCATGTTCAACCGGTTCTTCGAGCGGCTCAGCCTGCGGTATGAGTGGATAACCGGCAAGCTTGTACGCAGAACCGCATTATGCATGTGCGTATATCTGGCTTTGCTCGTGGCTTTGGGATTCAGCTTTATGCGATTGCCGGAATCCTTTGTTCCGGAAGAAGATCAGGGGTACATGTTCGTCAGCATCCAGCTTCCTCCCGGTGCCACGTATTCCCGTACCTTTTCTGTGGTCCGGGCTGTGGAAGACTATCTGCGCTCACGCCCGGCAATTGATAAGACTGTTGCGGTTCTCGGATTCAGCTTTTCGGGAACGGGTGAAAATGCCGCTCTCGCCATTCCTTCGTTCAAGGACTGGTCGGAACGCGGAAAAGGCGAGTCCACCCAGGCTGAAGTGGGCATGGCCAACCGGATGCTTTCGCAGAACACGGACGGGATGATCTTTGCGGTCAACCCTGCTTCCATTGACGGCCTGGGTAATACCGGCGGTTTTGCCCTGCGTCTGCAGAACCGTGGCGGAATAAGTCGGGCTGAGTTCTCCAAGGCCATGGGCATGGTGCTCGCTGAAGCCAACAAATCCCCGGTCATCGCTTACGCCCGTCTTGAAGGTTTGCCGGACGCACCCCAGTTCCGGCTGAATATTGACCGTGAGAAGGCCGAGACACTTGGGGTCCGGTTTTCAGATATTAAGACGGTGCTCTCCAGCGCCTACGGCTCTGCCATGGTAAACGACTTTGTCAACAACGGGCGCGTGCAGCGTGTTGTGGTTCAGGGTAGTGCTGAAAGTCGCAAGAGCCCGGAAAGTCTCAATAATCTGTATGTTCCCAATGGACATAAGGAACAGGTGCCGCTCACTTCGCTTATAAGCACCAGATGGGAGACAGGCCCGGTCCAAATCGTTCGCTACAACGGATATAACGCTTTCAGGCTGACCGGTGACGCTGCTCCGGGATACAGTTCCGGGGAAGTCATGGCCGAACTTGAACGGATAATGAAAACCCTGCCGACAGGAATCGGGTATGAGTGGAGCGGATTGTCCTATCAGGAAAAATTCGCCGGGGCTCAGGCTCCCAAAGTCTTTACCATGGCACTGGTGGTTGTTTTTCTCCTGCTGGTGGCTCTTTATGAAAGCTGGTCCATTCCTTTTTCCGTAATGCTCATTGTGCCTCTGGGGGCCTTGGGTGCTGTTGCGGCAGTCACGGTCATGGGAATGTCCAACGACGTTTATTTCAAGGTCGGGCTGATCACTATCATCGGGCTGGCAGCCAAGAACGCTATTCTGATCGTCGAAGTTGCCAAGCAATTCCATCAGGAAGGCTACAGCCTGGTTGATGCGGCGGCCAGAAGTGCGCGGTTGCGTTTCAGGCCCATTGTTATGACTTCCATGGCTTTCATACTCGGTGTTATTCCGCTTGCAATTGCGAACGGAGCCGGTGCAGCCAGCCAGCGGGCCCTTGGAATCGGTGTTATCGGCGGCATGCTCAGCGCAACTGTTCTGGGTATCCTTTTTGCCCCGGTTTTCTTTGTCTGGGTGCTTTCCGGAGTACGCAGGCTGAAGAAGAATAAAACCGACGTGCCGGACGAGGTTTCAGCTGCCGGGGATGCCCGTCACTGA
- a CDS encoding DUF4405 domain-containing protein, giving the protein MLEKIAERSFLSPVLAFTFVPVAFTGLLMLFHISIPGLKGIHNWLGLAFIIFSAFHIAVNWKALIKYCTGNDARAALALVVVLTFICCVFGAGQGDGGHRYHKGRASIAEKF; this is encoded by the coding sequence ATGCTTGAAAAGATAGCCGAACGTTCGTTTCTTTCCCCTGTACTGGCTTTTACCTTTGTCCCGGTGGCCTTCACAGGACTTCTGATGCTTTTTCATATCAGCATTCCGGGGCTGAAAGGAATTCATAACTGGCTTGGTCTGGCTTTCATTATTTTTAGCGCGTTTCATATTGCGGTAAACTGGAAGGCCCTGATAAAATACTGTACTGGAAATGATGCGCGAGCAGCTCTTGCGCTGGTTGTTGTCCTGACATTTATCTGCTGCGTCTTCGGGGCCGGTCAGGGGGACGGGGGGCACAGGTATCACAAAGGCCGCGCCTCCATTGCCGAAAAGTTTTAG
- a CDS encoding response regulator transcription factor: MSITVLLVEDDYDLAAAVAGFLELEGIVCDHASNGLQGLELAVANDYDVLLVDVMLPRLDGIGLCERLRKKAVDTPVLMLTALGSLDDKTAGFNAGTDDYLTKPFDMEELLLRIRALSRRRSRQVRTLEVGGLVMNLDTHEAVREGQPLLLTPTEWKILEELALNSPRVVSRNSLEQAVWGDSVPSQSLLKVYLNKLRKKVDAPPFSPMIRTLPGVGIVLEQEGGDEQ; the protein is encoded by the coding sequence ATGAGTATCACAGTTCTTCTGGTGGAAGACGATTACGACCTTGCCGCAGCGGTTGCCGGTTTTCTGGAGCTGGAAGGGATTGTCTGCGACCATGCGTCCAACGGACTGCAGGGGCTTGAGCTTGCTGTTGCCAATGACTACGATGTGCTTCTGGTGGACGTCATGCTTCCACGTCTTGACGGAATAGGTCTGTGCGAGAGGCTGCGCAAAAAAGCTGTTGATACACCGGTCCTGATGCTTACCGCGCTCGGCTCTCTGGACGACAAGACCGCAGGATTCAATGCCGGGACGGACGATTACCTGACCAAACCGTTTGACATGGAAGAACTGCTGCTCCGCATAAGAGCCCTGTCCAGAAGGCGCAGCCGTCAGGTCAGGACACTGGAGGTCGGCGGGCTGGTCATGAATCTGGATACGCACGAGGCCGTGCGTGAGGGGCAGCCGTTGCTGCTTACCCCGACGGAATGGAAAATTCTGGAGGAACTGGCTCTCAACAGCCCTAGGGTTGTTTCAAGAAACAGTCTGGAGCAGGCTGTGTGGGGGGACAGTGTTCCTTCACAGTCCCTTTTGAAGGTCTATCTGAACAAGCTCCGCAAGAAAGTCGATGCTCCTCCTTTTTCTCCGATGATCCGCACTCTGCCGGGGGTGGGCATTGTTCTGGAACAGGAGGGCGGAGATGAGCAGTAA
- a CDS encoding HAMP domain-containing sensor histidine kinase — protein MSSNQSIMKLVIFFTLIACSLLVISYSILVNFYFEKGLMLSVQHRLELEAAAYAEAYAKDKEAKYPEAANFTTIEKYADLPAEIRQEIAPSEFGAGDFYLVIPDKEKMSRLSFVLSFQRSDGKILYFVYSLGHADKFEPISSVEHGILYYTIAAGILSFLAIILVAVYMIRRIGKLVMRLTDWAFHLDKDNVDDPVGDFEYTELNRLAELFQKNMRRLLQGVQREQRFLRNASHELRTPVAVMQTNMDWLCRLGAGQDERYKRPLDGMRKAVNNMKELMSTFLWVGRKDAGELPRQIISVNTVLSAIIEDNSYLLANKDVQLETAMEPGRIIASESLVRIVWSNIIRNAFQHTYEGEVRVDFSKGVLSVRNDLVPNISDGGSDSFGLGLMLIQDLTDCLGWKFDVEETESSYSVVLDMSMAMVE, from the coding sequence ATGAGCAGTAACCAGAGTATAATGAAGCTGGTTATTTTTTTTACGCTTATCGCGTGTTCCCTGCTGGTCATATCATACTCGATTCTGGTTAATTTTTATTTTGAAAAGGGATTGATGCTTTCCGTGCAGCACCGGCTGGAACTGGAGGCTGCCGCTTATGCCGAAGCATACGCGAAGGATAAGGAGGCCAAGTATCCCGAAGCCGCCAACTTCACCACAATTGAAAAGTATGCTGATCTGCCTGCGGAAATAAGGCAGGAGATAGCCCCTTCCGAGTTCGGGGCCGGAGATTTCTATCTGGTCATACCGGACAAGGAAAAAATGAGCAGACTCAGTTTTGTTCTTTCCTTTCAGCGTTCAGACGGCAAGATACTTTATTTCGTCTACAGCCTCGGCCATGCGGACAAGTTTGAGCCCATCAGTTCCGTTGAGCACGGTATTCTCTACTACACCATTGCGGCCGGAATTCTTTCCTTTCTGGCCATTATCCTTGTGGCCGTTTACATGATCAGGAGAATCGGCAAGCTGGTCATGCGGCTGACCGACTGGGCCTTTCATCTGGATAAGGACAATGTTGACGATCCTGTCGGGGATTTTGAATATACGGAACTCAACAGGCTGGCGGAGCTTTTCCAGAAGAACATGCGCCGGTTGCTGCAGGGAGTTCAGCGCGAGCAGCGTTTTCTGCGCAATGCCAGCCATGAGCTGCGTACTCCCGTTGCGGTGATGCAGACAAATATGGACTGGCTGTGCCGTCTCGGAGCCGGACAGGATGAAAGATACAAACGACCTCTGGACGGAATGAGAAAGGCCGTCAACAACATGAAGGAACTCATGTCCACCTTTCTCTGGGTAGGTAGGAAGGATGCCGGGGAGCTTCCTCGTCAGATCATCTCCGTGAATACCGTGCTGTCCGCAATCATTGAGGACAATTCATATCTTCTCGCCAACAAGGATGTCCAACTGGAAACGGCGATGGAGCCGGGCAGGATTATCGCATCGGAAAGTCTGGTGCGCATAGTCTGGAGCAATATTATCCGTAATGCCTTTCAGCATACCTACGAAGGAGAAGTCCGGGTTGATTTTTCAAAAGGGGTGCTGAGTGTCCGCAATGATCTGGTGCCGAACATTTCCGATGGTGGGTCCGACAGCTTCGGGCTGGGGCTGATGCTTATTCAGGACCTTACGGACTGCCTCGGCTGGAAGTTTGATGTAGAAGAAACGGAGTCCTCGTATTCCGTTGTTCTGGATATGTCCATGGCGATGGTAGAATGA
- a CDS encoding CHASE sensor domain-containing protein, translating into MTGYRNSLGRKVSVAILGTTIAALVISITLIVASFFHSYRQATIQKANGLAQVLVTSIAPALDFNDPDAATEVLDSLHLVRNAAGATVFTADGKVFAGYGKKNTTLPEDIEHPRIELNEFSIVQPIESGGERLGYLLMDLRFADQLDWLYQNIISSTAILIGVAAICILATNRFRRKITAPIGQLTDAVRDISKSKDYSKRVSYRSDDEIGYLVSEFNSMLAKIEKRDVWLTTHREMLENIVAQRTMQLRSKQAELENKNKLLVNEIHERRTAEMIRDEVERINRHDLKSSLNLVIGYPELLLNGEPLTPDQRKYIKRIAAAGYRMLDMIQFHLDMFKMEQGIYRLKTMQVDLVDLLTFLEEEMALLLNQSGVQLSIMLDGREIEGMEEIFITGEGMLLRTMFRNLIKNAVEASNSGDIVTISILSGPPVSVSVRNTMTVPEEIRERFFDKYVTKGKEDGTGLGTYSAKLIANTHEALINMRTAEEFGTEVTTTFKEEGNAA; encoded by the coding sequence ATGACGGGATACCGCAACAGTCTCGGACGCAAGGTAAGCGTTGCCATTCTGGGTACGACCATTGCCGCGCTGGTCATATCCATAACCCTTATTGTAGCCTCGTTTTTTCATTCTTACCGGCAGGCCACCATCCAGAAAGCAAACGGGCTGGCTCAGGTGCTGGTCACCTCCATAGCTCCCGCGCTGGATTTCAACGATCCGGACGCGGCAACAGAAGTGCTTGATTCCCTGCATCTCGTACGCAATGCGGCCGGAGCCACCGTCTTTACCGCCGACGGCAAAGTCTTTGCCGGATACGGAAAAAAAAACACAACCCTGCCGGAAGATATTGAGCATCCGAGGATTGAGCTTAACGAATTCAGCATAGTCCAGCCGATTGAATCAGGCGGTGAGAGGCTTGGCTACCTGCTCATGGACCTCCGTTTTGCCGACCAGCTTGACTGGCTGTACCAGAACATCATCTCCTCGACCGCTATCCTTATCGGAGTCGCGGCCATCTGCATTCTGGCCACCAACCGGTTCCGCAGAAAAATTACCGCTCCTATCGGTCAGCTTACCGATGCAGTTCGCGACATTTCCAAAAGCAAGGACTACTCCAAAAGGGTTTCATACCGCAGTGACGATGAAATCGGCTATCTGGTCAGCGAATTCAACTCCATGCTGGCAAAAATCGAAAAACGAGATGTCTGGCTGACCACACACAGGGAAATGCTGGAAAACATCGTTGCCCAGCGCACCATGCAGTTGCGCTCCAAACAGGCGGAACTGGAGAACAAGAACAAACTGCTGGTCAACGAAATACATGAGCGGCGCACTGCGGAAATGATTAGAGATGAAGTGGAAAGGATCAACCGCCACGACCTCAAATCCTCGCTCAACCTCGTAATCGGCTATCCGGAACTGCTCCTGAACGGAGAACCGCTTACCCCGGATCAGCGCAAATACATAAAGCGCATTGCCGCAGCAGGTTACCGCATGCTCGACATGATCCAGTTTCATCTGGATATGTTCAAGATGGAGCAGGGAATCTACAGGCTTAAAACCATGCAGGTGGACCTTGTGGACCTTTTGACCTTTCTTGAAGAAGAAATGGCCCTGCTGCTCAACCAGTCGGGAGTGCAGCTTTCCATCATGCTGGACGGACGGGAAATAGAAGGAATGGAAGAAATCTTCATCACCGGTGAAGGCATGCTGCTGCGGACCATGTTCCGCAACCTGATCAAGAATGCGGTGGAAGCCTCCAACAGCGGCGACATTGTCACCATCTCCATTCTCAGCGGACCGCCTGTGTCCGTTTCAGTCAGAAACACCATGACTGTTCCAGAAGAAATCCGCGAACGTTTTTTCGACAAGTACGTGACCAAGGGCAAGGAAGACGGCACAGGACTTGGAACATATTCCGCAAAACTTATAGCCAACACCCACGAAGCCCTGATCAACATGAGAACCGCTGAAGAATTCGGCACCGAAGTCACTACCACTTTCAAAGAAGAAGGAAATGCCGCCTAG
- a CDS encoding YfiR family protein, protein MGFLINHKLLTIILVVLFMVGSLPCESACAKTDQPVQKHTLRATQPQLQALFIKKITKYVLGPDKRRISEERPVTVAAVSPRPMARFFNRPEEFELVRWPADCQVLFLDGDNMRVIAAILKKIKGLPILTIGSSPEFLSMGGMINLVESGSRFKLQVNVCAARQAGLTISSKLLNLSEVYCGEKSQ, encoded by the coding sequence ATGGGATTTCTGATAAACCATAAGCTGCTGACGATTATACTTGTCGTCCTTTTTATGGTAGGTTCCCTTCCATGTGAATCGGCCTGCGCCAAAACGGATCAGCCGGTACAAAAGCATACTCTGCGGGCCACTCAGCCACAGTTGCAGGCCCTGTTCATAAAAAAGATAACCAAATATGTGCTCGGTCCGGACAAACGCAGAATATCCGAAGAACGTCCGGTAACCGTGGCCGCAGTCAGTCCCCGCCCCATGGCCCGCTTTTTCAACCGTCCGGAGGAATTCGAACTGGTCCGCTGGCCGGCCGATTGCCAGGTGCTGTTTCTGGACGGAGATAATATGAGGGTGATTGCCGCGATCCTGAAAAAAATAAAGGGGCTTCCTATTCTCACCATCGGCAGCAGCCCGGAATTCCTGAGCATGGGCGGCATGATAAACCTTGTGGAATCAGGTTCCAGATTCAAGCTGCAGGTCAACGTCTGCGCAGCCAGACAGGCCGGGCTGACCATAAGCTCCAAACTGCTCAACCTCTCCGAAGTATACTGTGGAGAAAAGTCTCAATGA
- a CDS encoding TonB-dependent receptor plug domain-containing protein, which yields MIVTRQAVAALFLSLLVLWAGLSPCFAGDREVSSELENLDLEDLLQVEMVSPSERKQSLEHIAGSYTILTEEDIKRSGATSVPEALRTVPGVLVTRTDTDKWAIGVRGFSGTFNSKQLILVDNRPLTSPYFNGVIWSSQDLPIQMVKRIEIVRGPWTSLWGSESFNGVINIITKSSMEMQGTRSVTTAGTNGVSQYLRHGGRISGNGTMAVYANGGYEPGQNYRIRGRTEKGSRDWKTASGGFRTDWLNAYTDQLSLQGQIADSAISEKSPPGNRFSANTDKHDYSGYAQLLWDRKTGVNSGMQFRSSFTRTSTTIEDMETVSNSLEAEFVYSTEQFEGHLMTFGLGSRYFWDSFEQGERVSVTNDNIYRLELSGFAKDRIALIDDRLFLTLGLKLDYSENRDLAPQPTARLLYTEDDEEYWLAVSYANREPGYWIREGSYRVRIKDKEYILNTSGNLNTEKLTSFEAGYRKLFSETLKLDLSFYFNSYDQLITLSYDEDTSTATPASALCGLTYGTEIAVDWQPFSFLTLRPSIDLSNQDFSNFDPNVPGFSPPLNSPMYNLKLQALINLSSNWQFDIFTSYLNSLDDRDISTGFGLDARLAWTPLENVSLELIGSNLLTTINDGDFAPTDPSCALRLTWDF from the coding sequence ATGATCGTAACGCGGCAGGCAGTTGCAGCCCTCTTTCTCTCTCTTCTGGTCCTATGGGCCGGACTCTCACCTTGTTTTGCAGGGGACAGGGAAGTCTCCTCCGAACTTGAAAATCTCGATCTTGAAGACCTGCTCCAGGTCGAAATGGTTTCCCCCTCGGAACGCAAGCAATCCCTTGAACACATCGCCGGTTCATACACTATTCTCACCGAGGAGGACATAAAACGCAGCGGGGCCACCTCCGTGCCCGAAGCCCTGCGCACAGTACCCGGAGTTCTGGTTACCAGAACGGATACCGACAAATGGGCCATCGGCGTGCGCGGTTTTTCCGGAACATTCAACAGTAAACAGCTCATACTTGTCGACAACCGTCCCCTCACCTCTCCTTATTTCAACGGGGTTATCTGGTCCAGCCAGGATCTGCCCATCCAGATGGTCAAACGCATTGAGATCGTGCGCGGGCCATGGACCAGCCTCTGGGGGTCCGAATCTTTCAACGGTGTCATCAACATCATCACCAAGTCCTCCATGGAAATGCAGGGCACCAGAAGCGTGACCACTGCCGGTACGAACGGAGTCAGCCAGTATCTGCGCCACGGCGGCAGAATTTCCGGCAACGGCACCATGGCTGTCTATGCCAACGGAGGATATGAACCCGGACAGAACTACCGTATCCGCGGCCGGACGGAAAAAGGCTCCAGAGACTGGAAAACCGCATCCGGCGGGTTCAGGACCGACTGGCTGAATGCCTACACCGACCAGCTTTCCCTCCAGGGACAGATCGCCGACTCGGCCATCTCGGAAAAATCTCCTCCGGGAAACCGTTTTTCCGCCAACACGGACAAGCATGACTACAGCGGATACGCCCAACTCCTCTGGGACAGAAAAACCGGCGTAAATTCCGGCATGCAGTTCCGCAGTTCGTTTACCAGGACCTCCACCACCATTGAAGACATGGAGACGGTCTCAAACTCCCTTGAAGCGGAGTTTGTCTATTCCACCGAACAGTTTGAAGGCCACCTGATGACCTTCGGCCTCGGCAGCAGATATTTCTGGGATTCATTTGAACAGGGCGAAAGGGTGTCGGTGACAAACGACAACATCTACCGTCTTGAACTGAGCGGTTTTGCCAAGGACCGCATAGCCCTTATTGATGACAGACTTTTCCTGACTCTGGGCCTGAAACTGGACTACTCCGAGAACAGGGACCTCGCCCCGCAACCGACCGCCCGTCTGCTCTACACTGAAGACGATGAAGAATACTGGCTGGCCGTTTCCTATGCCAATCGGGAACCGGGCTACTGGATACGCGAGGGCAGCTATCGGGTCAGAATCAAAGACAAGGAATACATCCTAAATACATCCGGCAATCTCAATACGGAAAAGCTGACTTCTTTCGAAGCAGGCTACCGCAAGCTCTTCAGCGAAACCCTCAAGCTGGACCTGTCCTTTTATTTCAACAGCTATGACCAGTTGATCACCCTGTCCTATGATGAAGACACATCAACCGCCACACCGGCCAGCGCCCTGTGCGGACTGACCTACGGAACAGAGATAGCTGTGGACTGGCAGCCCTTCAGTTTCCTGACCCTGCGCCCGTCCATCGACCTGTCCAACCAGGATTTTTCCAATTTCGATCCCAACGTGCCGGGCTTCTCCCCTCCGCTGAACAGCCCAATGTACAACCTGAAATTGCAGGCACTGATAAACCTGAGCAGCAACTGGCAATTCGACATCTTCACCTCCTACCTGAACTCACTGGACGACAGGGACATTTCCACCGGGTTCGGTCTGGACGCACGTCTGGCCTGGACCCCCCTTGAAAACGTTTCCCTGGAACTTATCGGTTCCAACCTGCTGACCACGATCAATGACGGCGACTTCGCCCCCACCGATCCGTCATGCGCGCTGAGGCTGACATGGGATTTCTGA
- a CDS encoding response regulator transcription factor, translated as MNKILLIDDDPDMGELLSTYLDGEGYSLVHACTAKEGLKVIGSDDFDLVLLDIVLPDISGLNVLEKIRMDSTIPVIMLTGKGDEVDRVVGLEMGADDYICKPFPLRELLARMRASLRRCAMDGQSRTVTPASRGKLSIGELEINLDSHSIMVRGIETHFTAAEFSIIEHLATSCGKLVERDELMETALGRTVDFDDYVLNVHMSNLRRKIGDSVSIKTIRGRGYMMTARPQANA; from the coding sequence ATGAACAAAATACTTCTTATCGACGATGACCCGGATATGGGGGAACTTCTTTCCACCTATCTGGACGGCGAAGGGTACAGCCTGGTTCATGCCTGCACGGCCAAAGAAGGACTCAAGGTTATCGGAAGCGATGACTTCGACCTTGTTCTTCTGGATATCGTGCTGCCGGACATCAGCGGGCTGAACGTGCTTGAAAAAATCAGAATGGATTCCACCATTCCGGTGATAATGCTCACCGGCAAGGGAGATGAGGTTGACCGGGTCGTCGGCCTTGAAATGGGTGCGGACGACTACATCTGCAAACCGTTTCCCCTGCGGGAACTTCTGGCCAGAATGCGGGCCTCCCTGCGCCGGTGCGCCATGGATGGACAATCCAGAACCGTAACCCCCGCGTCCCGAGGAAAACTGAGCATCGGTGAACTTGAAATCAATCTCGACTCCCACTCCATCATGGTCCGTGGAATAGAGACCCACTTCACCGCAGCAGAATTCAGCATCATTGAACACCTGGCCACAAGTTGCGGAAAACTTGTTGAAAGGGATGAGCTGATGGAGACAGCACTCGGAAGGACAGTGGACTTCGACGACTATGTCCTTAACGTCCACATGAGCAACCTGCGCCGCAAAATAGGCGATTCGGTTTCAATTAAAACCATCCGCGGACGCGGATACATGATGACTGCCAGACCCCAGGCTAACGCATGA